A region of the Synechococcus sp. PCC 7502 genome:
CGTAACAAGTTTGAGCGTTTTTTCTCCCAATCTGTAATCCGAAAGCTTAAGGAAGAGGAAGAACTAGGAATTATAGAAACGGAAGCAACTTCTTTATTTTGTGACATCAGTAACTACACCGAAATGTCAGCAACTATTGAGCCACACCAAGTCATTGCCATGTTAAATGAGTATTTTGAAGTTATGGCAGAGGGAATTGTATTTCAGTATGAAGGTACCTTAGAAAAATATATTGGTGATGCCCTTTTATCAGTTTGGGGTGCACCATATCCCTCCCCCGATGATGCCGATCGAGCAGTGGCGGCGGCGATCGCGATGCAATTTGCCATGCAGGACTTAAATGCACAATGGATGCGTCGTTACAATTTACCCGGACAGATACATATTGGACTAAATACAGGTAGGGTGGCGGCGGGCAATATTGGCTCTAGTCGGTTAATTCAATATGCCACCATTGGCGATACTACTAATGTTACTAGCCGCATCTGTAATATTGCCAAGGCGGGGGAGATTATGCTTTCGCAAAGTACTGTTGATAAATTAATTCAGAAAAACTTACCTCTGGAAAAAATGGCACCAGTTTTAGTGAAAGGCAAAAGTCAGCCTATCCAAATTTATCGATTGAACTGGCAAGATTTAAAACACAGTGTTAAAGCTGTAAATTAAGCTCAGTTAGTAATTGCTTGAGTCCTAATCCTATGATTTTGGATTACAGTATGCACTTGCCAATCAGCTTTCGTCTCAGGATAGTCTATACGGTAATGGGCTCCCCTACTTTCAGTACGAAATAAAGCTGATTTAATTACTAAATAAGCAAAATCGGCAAGATTACGAGTCTCTATCCATAACCTTGAAGGCGATTGAAGTTCTTGTATCTGTAGCTGCCAGAGTTTAATTTGGCTTAAAGCTACTTCTAATTCGGTTTGTTCTCGACAAATACCAGCAGCTTGCCATGTCAAATTTTGAATGCCTGTTTTAATTGCTTGAATCCTCTCTGTGATTTGCTCGGAAGGCTCAGAATTTAACTTGATTTCAGGTTCACTAGAATTACTTTGTATCTTGAATTTAGAACTGGATTGAGAACTGGCAACTTTTCGAGCTAGGCGTTCCCCAAATACAAAACATTCTAATAACGAGTTACTAGCAAGGCGATTGGCACCATGTACGCCCGTACTCGCAGTTTCTCCCACTGCATATAACCCAGTAATTGAAGTGGCACCATCGGCATCGACTAATATTCCTCCCATACAATAGTGGGCAGCAGGGGTCACAGGAATTGGTTTAGAAAAAATATCAATCTGCCAGTTGTGACAAATTTTAATAATATTAGGAAATCGATGGGCGATCGCCTCACGGGAAATTGGAGAAAGGTCTAAAAATACCGTAGGTTCTTGGGTAATTTGCAAATGCTTAAAAATGGCACGACTGACCACATCCCTCGGAGCAAGTTCACCTTTGGGATCATAGTTAAATACAAAGCGATCGCCTAGATGATCAATTAAGTATGCCCCCTCGCCCCTAACCGCCTCACTGATTAAAAACCTAGGAGCATTAGGTATTGCCAAAGCGGTAGGATGAAACTGGATAAATTCCATATCTCTAATTACCGCCCCTGCCCGCCAAGCGATCGCCACCCCATCTCCAGTACTAGAAGCGGGATTCGTATTTTGAGCAAAAACCTGCGCTCCCCCACCCGTTGCCAAAACCACTACCGATGATTGCAGATAGCTAATCTGGTGATGGCGATCTAGATAATAAACCCCTGTGCAAAGATTTGTTTCTACGGCGAGTTCTATGGATAAATCCAAAATTAGAGTTTCCGCAAAAACCTGAATATTTGATGTGTGCAGTACCTGTGCCGCCAATTTACTGACCAACGCCCTACCTGTGGTATCCGCAGAATGTAAAACCCGCCGATGGGAATGGGCTGCTTCTAAGGTTAATGCCAAGGAACCATCCTGTTGTCGGTCAAAGTCTACACCAAGACTGAGAAGTTTTTGAATTTGTTTAGCAGCTTCAT
Encoded here:
- the nadB gene encoding L-aspartate oxidase, which gives rise to MSEFDMLIVGGGASGLYTALCVSELAPDWTIGLITKDNLAVSASDWAQGGIAAVVDQNDSPRFHAQDTLKAGVGLCEPKAVDVLVNEAAKQIQKLLSLGVDFDRQQDGSLALTLEAAHSHRRVLHSADTTGRALVSKLAAQVLHTSNIQVFAETLILDLSIELAVETNLCTGVYYLDRHHQISYLQSSVVVLATGGGAQVFAQNTNPASSTGDGVAIAWRAGAVIRDMEFIQFHPTALAIPNAPRFLISEAVRGEGAYLIDHLGDRFVFNYDPKGELAPRDVVSRAIFKHLQITQEPTVFLDLSPISREAIAHRFPNIIKICHNWQIDIFSKPIPVTPAAHYCMGGILVDADGATSITGLYAVGETASTGVHGANRLASNSLLECFVFGERLARKVASSQSSSKFKIQSNSSEPEIKLNSEPSEQITERIQAIKTGIQNLTWQAAGICREQTELEVALSQIKLWQLQIQELQSPSRLWIETRNLADFAYLVIKSALFRTESRGAHYRIDYPETKADWQVHTVIQNHRIRTQAITN